The genomic window GATGTTACACTGTGTAATCTAGTTGGTCCACTAAGGAAACTACCCATCTTTCATGACTGCTCACTAGTGCTGCTGCCATGGCCGTTGAGGTGACATTGCATGGACTCCTGGGTACCCAAGTGCTCTGAATCCTCTGTGTTGTCACGTGAGGGGTCAGGGGTTGTAGCAGGGGACCCCCAACTGTCCTGCCGATGAAAGGCCTCACAAAGTGGCAACTCAACACCATCCCACTGTCCACAGCTAGAAACGTTATACACACgttacacacaagcacacaaacaaacatttccttTGTGCACTTCCACCATAAACACACTGAGTTAAGCATTAGCAGTAAAGTGTATGTGAAGTGTTGAATATGAATTCATAATCACAGTACATATAAATCAGTAAAAGGGACACATACAAAACTCACACAACTTAAGAAGGAAACGGGAAAGGACAAGAAGGGAGAGGAGGCATGATTGGTAATGTGTGGTCACATGACTAGTCTCAGATTCTGTTTGCTGTGTTTCTGTGCattgaaatatgtgtgtaaagCTTAATTGAATTTCTCCATAGATTAAGGCAAAAGGCTGTAAGCAGCAGAGAATTTGAACTATGCACTCAACAGACAGAggcagaaaatgtgttttaattctGAGGCgggaaaaaagataaaaatggACACCAAAAGTGCTCTCTTTTCTCTGGTTTATTTATGAAATTTGAAATTACCAGTTGGTCTGTTTGTGGAAAACCTGACAGATATTGAAACATTTGGAACAGACACTAATGTGACCTACACTTATTGTACTTATTAAGTCACCACAAAGAAACACATTGTAGTGCAGTTTTAAACCACTGAAGAGAACAAAATAAATTTTACATTCTGATTTTGATACATATGCCAATGAAATCTAAAGATTTCGCCAGAATACACAAACTACAACACGTgtaacagagagaaaaaaagaaatcaatacatttatatgaattatataGTAAAATTCCAAAACCATTGGATTGTTTATTAAGATCAAGAGTGCAATGTTTccagtaaattaaattaataggTATCTTAAAAGTAATTTATTCAATAGCACAAATTAAAAAGTGCgttgattttttttactattttgtaaATTTCATCTAACATCTAATTTCATATGTCCAATCCCATTTCAAATAACATAATatttcttcaaaaatgtaatgATTTACAAAATTACATTGTTGTGTTTAAAAGACATCTTATCCAGATTTATCATATCCTAACCTCTATTAACACACCTACTGTACCAACACTACCACTGAGAGTGAATACAGATCCTGATTCCTTGCAAGATAAAAGTATATCTTTTGAAACAGAATCTTTAAAGGCAGTTGTGGGAAATAATTTACATACACCCAAATTCAGTTATTGTGCAAAACCAGTTAAACAGAAAGGGATAGATCATTCTTTGGTATgacttttataatacattttattagtagCACATACACCAGATAAAGATATGATGATGTCTGGATTGTTGTAAGTGTCTTAGTCCATCAATTGTCTATGTGAGAGGACAATGCACTAAGTGATAAGTTATAGGCTTATCTGCAAGAATGAACATTAGGCATAAATGGTATGGGATGACTGCGTACATGTGTATGGAGCACCAACCTGGGaaagtttattcaaataaatgcagcaaGCCAAAATGGTTAGCAAAAGATATTTGAATAAAATGGCCAATGGTTTGATCCTAAAAAAGCATTACCCAATAATTGgttgtgctttaaaaaaaaaacctttaggcATATTAATGGTTTCATGATTCaccctgtgtgtttgtttgtaatatGATGCACATATGCATCACTGTGAGTGCATGTTTATGCATGTTTAAGGGTAGGCAGAGGTGACTGCACACATTTGTGGGATCACTGGTCTATTTGTACCTGGAGGAGTAATACTCTTCCTCGAGCTCATACAGGTCTATGGCGATCTCATCACGCAGGGAGATGAGCTTCTTGTCGCATTCTTCCTGCAGCATGCGCAGCTGCTGATTGCGGAGACTAATGGCCTCATTGACAGAGGGAAAGTCATTCAGGATGAGGAA from Xyrauchen texanus isolate HMW12.3.18 chromosome 3, RBS_HiC_50CHRs, whole genome shotgun sequence includes these protein-coding regions:
- the med22 gene encoding mediator of RNA polymerase II transcription subunit 22 isoform X1, yielding MATQRVLPQSKESLLQNYNKRLKDDIRSILDNFTEIIKTAKVEDETQVSRATQAEQDHYEMHVRAANIVRAGESLMKLVSDLKQFLILNDFPSVNEAISLRNQQLRMLQEECDKKLISLRDEIAIDLYELEEEYYSSSCGQWDGVELPLCEAFHRQDSWGSPATTPDPSRDNTEDSEHLGTQESMQCHLNGHGSSTSEQS